The sequence TGTGAGCTGTGCACGAACGGATCGTCGCACACAACAATGACAAGACCGCCTTTGATCCCCGTGTAGGCGAGCGTCATGAACGGATCTGACGCTACATTTAGCCCCACGTGCTTCATTGATGCCATGGATCGCGCCCCGGCTGTGGCAGCGCCTGCCGCGACCTCGACAGCAACCTTTTCGTTGGGAGACCACTCTGTGTAGACCTCCTTGTATTTTGTCATCTCCGCCAGGATTTCACTGCTCGGAGTACCTGGGTAGGCCGCAGCGACTTTTACCCCTGCTTCCCACGCGCCTCTTGCGATTGCTTCATTTCCCTGTTGCATTACTTTTTTCATGCGTCCCCCCTGTGGCATAAGCCAAGGATTTGAAAATACTGAAAATTACTGTCCCAGTCCGCTTGTTCCCATCATTCACGTTTTTCTGCTATTGTGTACAAAAACCGAATCCTTGTCAAGAGAATTTCATCCGATGAGGCGGAGGGCGGGTGGTATACCGTATTCCAAAAGAACGGGTCATGGGTCACAGAATAATACCCGTGACCCGTTCTTTTGGCTACTCTTTAGCGGTGAGTGTGGCAAGCTCTTTGACAAGCGCGCACGTGGCTTCCACCCCTGCGGCAAAGGCTTCTACGGATATGCGCTCGTTGACCGAGTGCATGCTCATGAGTTCTTCGCGCGAAAGCTGTAACGGAGAAAAACCATACGCCGTTATGCCCATCTGCCTGAAGTACCGCAGATCCGTGGCGCCGGTGGTGAGCGAGGGAAGTACAGGGATGCTGCCCCTGCGGCTTTTCACTATCCGGCGTATAGTCTTGAAATAATCCGTGTCATAACTGGAGGGAATCGATTCCTCGCGGGATATGGGCACTACCTCCACACCGCCACCAGCTACATTCTGGACCTGCGCAAGAAAACGATCGTGCTGCTCTTCAGGCAGGATACGGGCATCAAAGCTGGCCTCCGACTCCGGCGGAATCACGTTGACCTTCACGCCGCCCTTGAGGATCGTGAGCGCCACCGTGTTTCTGAGCAAGGCATTATAAACCGGGTTGTTCTCCACAACGTCTCTAAAAGACTTCCTGCGGAGCGCATCCGACAAGGTCGAAAAAGTGAAGCCTTTGAACTTCTTGCCCTCAAAGAGCCCGCTCAGGTACCGGGTTGCGACCTTGTTCCGCCTGATCGGCCATTTGTGCGCAATGATCCTGTTTGCGGCGCGCACCACTTTGTCATTGGCATTGTCGCTGTGCGGCATGGAGCCATGGCCTCCTGTCCCGCTCGCCTTGATCCTGAACTGGCATATCTTCTTCTCAGCCACAGAAACCTGGGCATGCAGGACGCCGTCTTCTTCAACAATGGAGCCGCCCTCACTGAGCACAAAGGCTGCATCCGCGAGCTCATCCACTTTTTCCAGCATATAACCAACGCCTACCTGGCCGCCGGTTTCTTCGTCACCGGTGACCAGGAGTATGATATCCCTCTCCGGCGTTATGCCTTCTCGTTTGAGCGTTGCAAAGGCCATAATATGGGCAGCCACATCAGATTTCATGTCGACCGTACCCCTGCCATAGAGGTAGCCGTCTTTGATTGCGCCTTTGAAGGGGTGTTCTGCCCAGCCCGCCTCGTCAGCCGGCACTACATCGATGTGGCTCAGAAGCACAATGGGCTCACCCGCTTTCTTTCCCTTCAGCCGCGCCAGCAAGTTGCCCCGCTGTGGGGCCGGAGAAAAAATCTGAGATGCTATCCCTTCTTTTTTGAGCCACCCCTCGACAAACTGGACCGCAGCTTCCTCATTACCAGGCGGATTTGAGGTATTGATCCGTATCAGCGATCTCAGAAGTTCGAGACCCTCTTCATTTCGTTTCATAGCACACCATGTTCTTTCCTTCTCGCTTGGCCTTGTATAGATTTTCATCCGCGATCTTGATCAACGCGTTCTCGTCCATGCCTTCTCTGTGGACTGCAAGCCCTCCGCAGATCGTGAGTCGCATATGGTTCTGTTCGTACATAAACTCTGTCTCTTCTATCTTTTTCCTGAGACGCTCTCCGATAACTTTGGCCGAGTCTCCATCTGTTTCAGGAAGCAGGACGAGAAACTCCTCCCCACCGTACCTTCCCACGCTGTCAAGACTTCGGAGGCTTTCCTTCAGAATGCGCCCCACCTCTTTCAGCACGGCGTCTCCGGCGAGATGACCGTGGGTGTCATTGATCTCTTTGAAATTGTCCAGATCGAAAAGCATGATCGAAAGGTTTGAGCCATAGCGCTCCGACCTCATTACCTCTTCGGACAGTTTGGAGGTGATGAAGAAGTGCGTGTACAGGCTTGTCAACCCGTCGTTGACAGACAGGGCTCGTACCTCTTTAAAAAGCTCTATTTTTTCCAGAGTTGACGAAATGTGTGCGCAGAAGCGCTTGAATATGGATTCCTCATAGTAATCAAAGGGGCGACTCCGGTAAATGCCGGCGCAGCCATACGTCCTATCCCGCGTTGCGAGCGCTACGATCACCGATCTATAGTCTTGATCACCTTCCGGCTCGGCACCCCCTCCGTTGCTTTCAAAGATTACCTTTATTTTCTTTTCTTCGAGTAATGCTTTTCTCATCCTCCTGATGAGCGTCGAGGGAACCGATTCAGCTGCCGCAGGATTACCGGGGCTGTTTGGGTACACGTGAATCTCTATCTCATCCTGCTGCGGCACGAGCGCAGCGAAGAGTTCGAAGCTGAGAAAGTTCCTGATCAAGGTGAAAGAGTGCTTCAGCACTGTGACTGCATCTTCCGTTTCCCCGATCATCCGCTGAAGGCTCTTGACGAATTCCAACTCCAGAAGGTTGAGTTTGTCATGTTCGAATCTCTTTTCCATTTCCGCGGTCAGTTCCCGTATTTCGAGCCGCTCCATGAAATGACTCATGGCGTTGTTCACACCGTGGTAGATCTCCTCATAGCTGGAAAAAGGCTTCTTGAGGACAGCGTAGGCTCCGGCGCGCAAACATTCGAGAGCCAGCGTGTAGTCCTCCATGCCGGCCATCACGATCACCGGCATGTGCGCCTCGGACTTCCTTATTTTGTGAATCAGGTCTGTAGGCGAGGCCGAAGAGAATCCGACGTCCAGCAGGACTGCGTGGGGCTTCTTCTCTCGTATCTCTCCATCAAAGTCTATCTCGTCGGAAAACGCAAAGACCTTGATGCCGTATTCCCTGAAGAACTCTTTCAGAATGCGATTGAGTACGGTGTCATCATTCAAAATGAAAAGCTTCTTGTATCGTTCCATACCGTAGTGAAGATAAGGGGGGACGAATCCCCCCTGTCTGTTACTTCTTGCTCTTTGGTTTTTTCGCCGCAGGTTTCTTTGCTGCCTTCTTTGTCGTGCCGCAACCCTTTACTCCACATGACATCTGACCTCACCCCCTTTCAGCGCTTACTGATAAAGTGAAAGTCAACTACCGTCATTAATTATTAAATCATATTTTTCCACCTTGGTAACAAAATTCTTTCCGGTCGAATACCGGCAGATCGCATGAAACATTTTTTGTGAACCCGAGAACAGAGATCATGGAACCGAGTCCTTCCGGGTCTATCAATGCTTTTGCAGAGATCCTCTGCGAATCCGGCAGCATCATCATCTGCTCCAGGATTCCTGCTCCGATGAGAAAGCGGTACTGCTCCATCTCTCCTGACTTTGCCCACCCGCACTTGCCAAGCACGCCACCGAGATGATCGAAGTTCACGTGGTGTGTGATGTCCGCGCTCCCAAGCTCACGGAACACATCTGTTCGCATCATGAACTTTTTATAGCCCACCACGCTGCCTTCAAAGAACCGCCCGAGCGCCAGATCTTCCGAGTGATACCCGTAGTCAAAGACGAGCAACACGCCCTCGTGAAGAGCGTTACTCAGCTGCACGGCCACTTCAGCGGTTCTGGTGTTCACTTCGGAGCTCTGGTGCACATTGAGAAGCAGCGGGTACAACCCGAGGAAGGAGGCTGCCTGTGGGCTTAACGGGCCTCTCCGTTCTGTAAACCCGTCGTCGAAGTCGATGTATATCTCCTCGAGCGCGTCATCGGTCCTGGTGACACGGTGGAAAGGAAGGGCGTCAAAAAACTCATTGGCAATGACAACGGGGAAGCCCTCTATCGGCGGGAGATCATCAAGTTCGCTGATCCACCTGATGCCGGGAGTCTCTTTTTTTGTTCCTTTTTCAACGATAACGTAGTTGAGACTGTCAGACTGGCCCCGGGTTGAAAGTATCTGGCTGCCGAGAAGGCCTGAGCCACCGCCCAGCTCGATTATGGTTATTCTGTCTCTGCCGCAAGCGGCCTGGATTTTCTCGATGTATTTGCCGATGGTTGTGCCAAAAAGGGGATGGACTTCCGGAGAGGTCACATAGTCTTTACGAAGAGGCTTGCCTTCCCTGTAGTAGCCGCGTTCTTCGTCGTACAGGATAACGTCCAGGAAGGCTTCATAGGTGAGAGAACCTTCGCACTGTATCTTCTCCCTGAGCTTCTGTTCCAGTACAGGGTCGGAACCCCGGGGCACTTAGAGTTTGACCTCCACGATAGCTCTCTTCCAAAAGCTTACGGCGCCGTTCCGGTTGAACAGAACCTGCACGAGCTCCCATCCCTTGCTCCCCATTTCATTCAGAAAATCCTGCAGAAGATCCATCTGCTCCTCTAGCAGGTCCTTTACCGTACATTCCCCTTCGCTGCCGCAGGAATAGACTTTGCTGCCCTCCTCTTCCGATATGCTCTCTGCGACATTTGCCCTCTCCATTGAAAAGAATTCAATCGAATATTCGTACGTCATGGTTGACCCCCGCTCAATCATCCGGACTCGAATTGTTGTCCGGCTCACGAATTATGCTTTAATATAATACCTGACAGTCAATTTTTGAAGTGAGTGCATGCCGATCCTTCCCTGTTATCTCACGAGTGAATCAGGAAGCCTGCTGGAAGAAAAAGCAGCTCTCCTGGAGAAGAGCCTTGCCTCATGCACCCTTTGCCCCAGGCAGTGCCGCGTGAATCGGCTGGAGAGCGCCTCCGGGTACTGCAAGGCGCCCGCAGAGCTTATTGTCTCCAGTGTCTTCGCCCACTACGGAGAGGAGCAGACTCTCGTGGGAGTCGGCGGCTCCGGCACCATCTTCTTGACTCACTGCAACCTCAAGTGTCTCTTCTGTCAGAATTACGAAATCAGTATCAAAGGCGAAGGAGCACGCTTTCCACCCTATCGGTTGGCAGACGCAATGATCGACTTGCAGAAGAAGGGTTGTCACAACATCAACTTCGTGACCCCGACTCATTATATTCCCGGAATTCTGCGGAGCCTTTCCCTGGCTGTCGCTCGGGGACTGTCGATACCTCTTGTGTACAATTGCAGCGGGTATGAATCTCTTGAAACTTTGAAACTTCTGGATGGTATCATAGACATCTACATGCCGGACATTAAATTCCTGAAGCCGGAACTTTCGAAAAAATATTGTAATGCGCCCGATTATCCCGACGTAGCTAAAGAGGCAGTCAAGGAGATGCAGCGTCAGGTGGGAGACCTTGTCACGGATGAGAGAGGTATTGCCCGGAGAGGGCTGCTCATACGCCACCTCGTCATGCCCTCCCATGAGGAAAACACAAGGGACGTGCTGCGTTTCATCAGAGAAGACGTGTCTCAAGATGCTTTTGTAAACATCATGGCACAGTACCATCCTTGCCATGAGGCATTCCGCTTCCCGGACATTTCACGGCGGCCAAGCACTGATGAGTATAGTGATGCGATAGCGTACGCGCGGGAAATAGGATTAACGCGGGCGGGAGCGAAATAGTGGCCGGAACACTCTTCCGGCAAGGGTATCTGACGCGGAGCGAAAATTGACACGCCTTACGGAATTTCTATTAAGGCAGAGGAGGTCAGGATGGATCGCGTAAAAGGCAAAGTGGCTATTATAACCGGAGCTGCAGGAGGACTGGGTAGGGCTCAGGCTCTGCTCCTGGCGCGAGAAGGGGCTAAGATCGTCCTGACTGATATTATCGAAACAGAGCCCAGGGGAACCGTCGAAGAGATACGCCGTGCAGGCGGTGAAGCGATCTTTGTAAAGCACGATGTCACCAGTGAGGAAGACTGGGCACACGTCATCAACGAGACGCTTTCCTCCTTCGGGAAACTGGATGTCCTTGTCAACAATGCAGGCATTCTCATGAGTAAAGCGATCACCGATATGACGCTCGAGGACTGGCGCCACGTGACAGGCATAAACCTTGATGGCGTCTTCCTCGGCACAAAGCACGCGATAGGGGCGATGAGGAAGAGCGGCGGCGGTTCGATCGTTAACATGTCATCTGTGGCGGGACTGGTCGGCATGGGAGGCGATTCGTCCGCCTACTGCGCGAGCAAGGGGGGCGTGAGGCTCTTCACGAAAGCCGCGGCTCTTCAGTGTTCGAAGCTGGGTCACAATTACAGCATAAGGGTCAATTCTGTGCACCCCGGATTCATCCTGACACCCATGCTCGAAAAAGCCATGCGCGCTTCAAGCGCACTAACGGGATGCACCTATGAGGAAGCGAGGAAAACCCGAGAGGATGCCACGATGATCGGCCGGTTAGGCGTGCCCGAAGACATCGCGTACGCAGTTCTCTATCTCGCATCAGACGAGTCGAGCTACGTGACGGGAACCGAACTTGTCGTCGACGGGGGCTACACAGCGCGTTGAGAACGGGTCAGGGGTCACGGCCGCAAAGA comes from Syntrophorhabdales bacterium and encodes:
- a CDS encoding M20/M25/M40 family metallo-hydrolase, producing the protein MKRNEEGLELLRSLIRINTSNPPGNEEAAVQFVEGWLKKEGIASQIFSPAPQRGNLLARLKGKKAGEPIVLLSHIDVVPADEAGWAEHPFKGAIKDGYLYGRGTVDMKSDVAAHIMAFATLKREGITPERDIILLVTGDEETGGQVGVGYMLEKVDELADAAFVLSEGGSIVEEDGVLHAQVSVAEKKICQFRIKASGTGGHGSMPHSDNANDKVVRAANRIIAHKWPIRRNKVATRYLSGLFEGKKFKGFTFSTLSDALRRKSFRDVVENNPVYNALLRNTVALTILKGGVKVNVIPPESEASFDARILPEEQHDRFLAQVQNVAGGGVEVVPISREESIPSSYDTDYFKTIRRIVKSRRGSIPVLPSLTTGATDLRYFRQMGITAYGFSPLQLSREELMSMHSVNERISVEAFAAGVEATCALVKELATLTAKE
- a CDS encoding diguanylate cyclase, yielding MNDDTVLNRILKEFFREYGIKVFAFSDEIDFDGEIREKKPHAVLLDVGFSSASPTDLIHKIRKSEAHMPVIVMAGMEDYTLALECLRAGAYAVLKKPFSSYEEIYHGVNNAMSHFMERLEIRELTAEMEKRFEHDKLNLLELEFVKSLQRMIGETEDAVTVLKHSFTLIRNFLSFELFAALVPQQDEIEIHVYPNSPGNPAAAESVPSTLIRRMRKALLEEKKIKVIFESNGGGAEPEGDQDYRSVIVALATRDRTYGCAGIYRSRPFDYYEESIFKRFCAHISSTLEKIELFKEVRALSVNDGLTSLYTHFFITSKLSEEVMRSERYGSNLSIMLFDLDNFKEINDTHGHLAGDAVLKEVGRILKESLRSLDSVGRYGGEEFLVLLPETDGDSAKVIGERLRKKIEETEFMYEQNHMRLTICGGLAVHREGMDENALIKIADENLYKAKREGKNMVCYETK
- a CDS encoding SAM-dependent methyltransferase; its protein translation is MPRGSDPVLEQKLREKIQCEGSLTYEAFLDVILYDEERGYYREGKPLRKDYVTSPEVHPLFGTTIGKYIEKIQAACGRDRITIIELGGGSGLLGSQILSTRGQSDSLNYVIVEKGTKKETPGIRWISELDDLPPIEGFPVVIANEFFDALPFHRVTRTDDALEEIYIDFDDGFTERRGPLSPQAASFLGLYPLLLNVHQSSEVNTRTAEVAVQLSNALHEGVLLVFDYGYHSEDLALGRFFEGSVVGYKKFMMRTDVFRELGSADITHHVNFDHLGGVLGKCGWAKSGEMEQYRFLIGAGILEQMMMLPDSQRISAKALIDPEGLGSMISVLGFTKNVSCDLPVFDRKEFCYQGGKI
- a CDS encoding radical SAM protein, translated to MPILPCYLTSESGSLLEEKAALLEKSLASCTLCPRQCRVNRLESASGYCKAPAELIVSSVFAHYGEEQTLVGVGGSGTIFLTHCNLKCLFCQNYEISIKGEGARFPPYRLADAMIDLQKKGCHNINFVTPTHYIPGILRSLSLAVARGLSIPLVYNCSGYESLETLKLLDGIIDIYMPDIKFLKPELSKKYCNAPDYPDVAKEAVKEMQRQVGDLVTDERGIARRGLLIRHLVMPSHEENTRDVLRFIREDVSQDAFVNIMAQYHPCHEAFRFPDISRRPSTDEYSDAIAYAREIGLTRAGAK
- a CDS encoding glucose 1-dehydrogenase — encoded protein: MDRVKGKVAIITGAAGGLGRAQALLLAREGAKIVLTDIIETEPRGTVEEIRRAGGEAIFVKHDVTSEEDWAHVINETLSSFGKLDVLVNNAGILMSKAITDMTLEDWRHVTGINLDGVFLGTKHAIGAMRKSGGGSIVNMSSVAGLVGMGGDSSAYCASKGGVRLFTKAAALQCSKLGHNYSIRVNSVHPGFILTPMLEKAMRASSALTGCTYEEARKTREDATMIGRLGVPEDIAYAVLYLASDESSYVTGTELVVDGGYTAR